A stretch of Geomonas oryzisoli DNA encodes these proteins:
- a CDS encoding sensor histidine kinase — translation MTDAYKAKRNNGEGRYLAIDKEIASSMLNASYAVDLKSAVHNSLETIRNMLLERPNNEEISLLTQQVERLLTEQTERLESINRDLEAFNYSVAHDLCAPLRRICGFTRALQEQYAGRLDLEGMDYLERIFKSSQHMNELIEALLQLSQLSYLSLKREVVDLSEIVSDTAADFTQSSPDRKVEFAIQPRIRTFGDHNLLEIAMKNLLRNAWKFTQMREVTRIEFGARESASDKTCFVKDNGIGFDMANSERMFHAFQRLHSSSEFPGNGIGLTTVQRIINRHGGRIWAEGEVDKGATFFFTLQSCIT, via the coding sequence ATGACCGATGCGTACAAGGCGAAGAGGAACAACGGGGAGGGCCGGTATTTGGCTATAGACAAGGAAATAGCGTCCAGCATGCTGAACGCGTCGTACGCGGTCGATCTCAAGTCGGCGGTGCATAACTCGCTGGAGACGATACGCAACATGCTCCTGGAGCGACCCAACAACGAGGAAATCAGCCTGCTGACCCAGCAGGTGGAACGCCTGCTCACCGAGCAGACCGAGCGTCTGGAGTCCATCAACCGGGACCTCGAGGCTTTCAACTACTCGGTGGCCCACGACCTGTGCGCGCCGCTGCGGCGCATCTGCGGCTTCACACGCGCCCTTCAGGAGCAGTATGCCGGCAGGCTCGACCTGGAAGGGATGGATTACCTGGAGCGGATCTTCAAGTCCAGTCAGCACATGAACGAGTTGATCGAGGCGCTGTTGCAGCTCTCCCAACTCTCCTACCTCAGCCTGAAACGTGAGGTGGTCGATCTCTCCGAGATCGTCAGCGACACCGCGGCTGATTTCACGCAAAGCTCTCCCGACCGGAAGGTCGAGTTCGCCATCCAGCCTCGGATCCGCACCTTCGGCGACCATAACCTGCTAGAGATCGCCATGAAGAACCTGTTGAGGAACGCCTGGAAGTTCACCCAGATGCGGGAGGTGACCCGCATCGAGTTCGGGGCCCGGGAGAGCGCATCGGACAAGACCTGTTTCGTCAAGGACAACGGCATCGGCTTCGACATGGCCAACTCCGAGCGGATGTTCCATGCCTTCCAGCGCCTGCACAGCTCCAGCGAATTCCCGGGCAACGGCATCGGCCTCACCACGGTGCAGCGCATCATCAACCGCCACGGCGGGCGCATCTGGGCCGAAGGGGAGGTGGACAAGGGAGCCACCTTCTTCTTCACCCTGCAGTCCTGCATCACCTGA
- the hypA gene encoding hydrogenase maturation nickel metallochaperone HypA, producing MHEMSITQSVVEICEGHAAGRKVVEVVLEIGELSGVVPESVEFCFEACTKGTLLEGAKLTIEEVPGRGSCPACHGEFPLQSLFSPCPGCGAFGLAIVSGEELRVKELELA from the coding sequence ATGCACGAGATGAGCATAACCCAGAGCGTGGTGGAGATCTGCGAGGGACACGCTGCGGGGCGCAAGGTGGTGGAGGTGGTTCTCGAGATCGGTGAGCTTTCCGGGGTGGTGCCCGAGAGCGTGGAGTTCTGCTTCGAGGCCTGCACCAAGGGAACCCTGCTCGAGGGGGCGAAGCTCACCATCGAGGAGGTGCCGGGGCGCGGCAGTTGTCCCGCCTGTCACGGCGAGTTCCCGCTGCAAAGCCTCTTTTCCCCCTGCCCGGGATGCGGCGCCTTCGGCCTCGCCATAGTTTCGGGCGAGGAGCTGAGGGTGAAGGAGCTGGAGTTGGCCTGA
- a CDS encoding hydrogenase small subunit — MKEEMFCEGVTRRSFMKACVTATAMMGLPFAMHTQVAEAVEKNGNPAVIWLHFQECTGCSESLLRSSHPTISTLILDMISLDYHETLMVGAGHQAEQALHDSMKANHGKYILVVEGAIPTKQNGIFCKVSGRTALESLQHAAEGAAAIISIGTCASYGGIQSVSPNPTGAVGVKDIIKDKPIINIPGCPPNPYNFLSTVLYYLTFKKVPELDALGRPKFAYGRKIHEHCERRPHFDAGRFAKAYGDPTHAQGYCLYKLGCKGPATNANCSVQRFNDVGAWPVSVGHPCIGCTEPDILFKTAIAEKVQIHEPTPFDSYAPVDLKEKGKGPDPLTTGFVGLAAGAALGAGAMLAKKLPGGEAQEDAHEKDK; from the coding sequence ATGAAAGAAGAGATGTTTTGCGAAGGGGTCACCCGCAGGAGTTTCATGAAGGCCTGTGTCACCGCCACCGCGATGATGGGGCTGCCCTTCGCCATGCATACGCAGGTGGCCGAGGCCGTTGAGAAAAACGGCAACCCTGCGGTGATCTGGCTCCACTTCCAGGAGTGCACCGGCTGTTCGGAGTCGCTTTTGCGCTCGTCGCACCCGACCATTTCCACGCTGATCCTGGACATGATCTCGCTGGACTATCACGAGACCCTGATGGTCGGCGCCGGTCACCAGGCCGAGCAGGCGCTGCACGATTCCATGAAGGCTAACCACGGCAAGTACATCCTCGTGGTCGAGGGTGCCATCCCGACCAAGCAGAACGGCATCTTCTGCAAGGTGTCCGGCAGGACCGCACTCGAGTCGCTGCAGCACGCGGCCGAAGGCGCCGCCGCCATCATCAGCATCGGCACCTGCGCCTCCTACGGCGGCATCCAGTCCGTCTCCCCGAACCCGACTGGCGCGGTCGGCGTGAAGGACATCATCAAGGACAAGCCGATCATCAACATCCCCGGCTGCCCGCCCAACCCCTACAACTTCCTTTCCACCGTGCTGTACTACCTGACCTTCAAGAAGGTGCCCGAGCTCGATGCGCTGGGCCGTCCGAAGTTCGCCTACGGCAGGAAGATCCACGAGCACTGCGAGCGTCGTCCGCACTTCGATGCCGGCCGCTTCGCCAAGGCCTACGGCGATCCGACCCACGCCCAGGGATACTGCCTGTACAAACTGGGCTGCAAGGGCCCCGCGACCAACGCCAACTGCTCCGTGCAGCGCTTCAACGACGTCGGCGCCTGGCCGGTATCCGTCGGTCACCCCTGCATCGGCTGCACCGAGCCGGACATCCTCTTCAAGACCGCCATCGCCGAGAAGGTGCAGATCCACGAGCCGACCCCGTTCGACAGCTACGCTCCGGTCGATCTGAAGGAAAAAGGGAAGGGTCCGGACCCGCTGACCACCGGCTTCGTCGGTCTGGCGGCAGGTGCGGCGCTTGGCGCCGGCGCAATGCTCGCCAAGAAGCTTCCGGGCGGTGAGGCGCAGGAGGATGCCCATGAAAAAGACAAGTAG
- the hybA gene encoding hydrogenase 2 operon protein HybA yields the protein MKKTSRRDFLKLAGATGAGLLACGAGNALANEGLQVNNDELGMLYDATKCVGCKACMSACKRVNSDYGSLSYEKAKFDEDGLWDAPSDLSGSTRTLIKLFKESEKRWSYVKYSCMHCQKPSCVSVCPVSAMTKEKVSGIVDYNKNTCIGCRYCQIACPYNIPKFQWEKAVPQIVKCDLCKATNLREKGITACAETCPAGAIKFGKRKDLLEEAHQRLKDAPDKYVAHVYGEHEGGGTNHLYLASMPFNKLGLPEIKPEAPAEFSEKIQHTIYKGFIAPVALYSTLCFIAVKNMKKHQGHDDDHQKGGK from the coding sequence ATGAAAAAGACAAGTAGACGCGATTTCCTGAAGCTCGCCGGCGCCACCGGCGCGGGGCTTCTGGCCTGCGGCGCGGGTAACGCCCTGGCCAACGAGGGACTCCAGGTCAACAACGACGAGCTCGGCATGCTCTATGACGCCACCAAGTGCGTTGGCTGCAAGGCGTGCATGTCCGCCTGCAAGAGGGTCAACTCCGACTACGGCTCACTCTCCTACGAGAAGGCGAAGTTCGACGAGGACGGCCTGTGGGATGCCCCGAGCGACCTCTCCGGCTCGACCCGTACCCTCATCAAGCTCTTCAAGGAGAGCGAGAAGCGCTGGAGCTACGTGAAGTACTCCTGCATGCACTGCCAGAAGCCCTCCTGCGTTTCGGTCTGCCCGGTTTCGGCCATGACCAAGGAGAAGGTCTCCGGCATCGTCGACTACAACAAGAACACCTGCATCGGCTGCCGCTACTGCCAGATCGCGTGCCCCTACAACATCCCGAAGTTCCAGTGGGAGAAGGCGGTACCGCAGATCGTCAAGTGCGACCTGTGCAAGGCGACCAACCTGCGCGAGAAGGGGATCACGGCCTGCGCCGAGACCTGCCCGGCGGGCGCCATCAAGTTCGGCAAGAGGAAGGACCTGCTGGAGGAAGCGCACCAGCGCCTGAAGGATGCTCCGGACAAGTACGTGGCCCACGTCTACGGCGAGCACGAAGGGGGCGGCACCAACCACCTCTACCTGGCCTCCATGCCGTTCAACAAGCTCGGTCTCCCCGAGATCAAGCCGGAAGCTCCGGCCGAGTTCTCCGAGAAGATCCAGCACACCATCTACAAGGGTTTCATCGCCCCGGTGGCCCTGTACAGCACCCTCTGCTTCATCGCGGTGAAGAACATGAAGAAACACCAGGGGCACGACGACGATCACCAGAAGGGGGGTAAGTAA
- the hybB gene encoding Ni/Fe-hydrogenase cytochrome b subunit: MGHSEEYKKLEGKIFTKSFFILLSVVLLGFYFVGVRYVKGIGAVSNMSDGYPWGIWITYDVATGTAIACGGYAVAILVYIRNRMQYHPMIRSAILTSMFGYGLAGFSVMVDLGRPWNAYNFFIPSKWQANSAMFEVALCVMAYSTVLILEFLPAILTSIEKSKWDRMNAIRNWLHPKIAPDKKTMEDKLEMVRLGAAWLNPRLNKVLIFFIVLGITLPTMHQSSLGSLLLIASTKLHPLWHTGFLPLLFLLNCVFIGYSIAILESIISSYSFKRPFEIEELSGLAGLIPFVTVIWLTVVIGDLAHRNQISAALKGDFYSGWFMTEFLLVACGSLILFVKKARKSARWLFISASMIVLGGALYRFNVYLIGFNPGQGWKYFPSFAEVMITVGIVALEILGYKVFVALFPVLPNMDLHGAHKKKGHAKKHKGSEADKTLPAGEAHAH, from the coding sequence ATGGGTCACAGCGAAGAATATAAAAAGCTGGAAGGTAAGATCTTTACCAAATCCTTCTTCATCCTCCTCTCCGTCGTGCTGCTCGGCTTCTACTTCGTGGGCGTGCGCTACGTGAAAGGGATCGGCGCCGTCTCCAACATGAGCGACGGCTACCCCTGGGGTATCTGGATCACCTACGACGTCGCCACCGGCACAGCCATCGCCTGCGGCGGCTACGCGGTCGCCATCCTGGTTTACATCCGTAACAGGATGCAATACCACCCGATGATCCGTTCCGCGATCCTCACCTCCATGTTCGGCTACGGCCTGGCCGGCTTCTCGGTCATGGTCGACCTGGGCCGTCCCTGGAACGCCTATAACTTTTTCATCCCGAGCAAGTGGCAGGCTAACTCCGCCATGTTCGAAGTCGCGCTCTGCGTCATGGCTTACTCCACGGTCCTCATCCTGGAGTTCCTCCCGGCGATCCTGACCTCGATCGAGAAGAGCAAGTGGGACCGCATGAACGCGATCCGCAACTGGCTGCACCCGAAGATCGCTCCGGACAAGAAGACCATGGAAGACAAGCTGGAGATGGTGCGCCTGGGCGCAGCCTGGCTCAACCCGCGCCTGAACAAGGTCCTCATTTTCTTCATCGTCCTGGGCATCACGCTGCCGACCATGCACCAGTCCTCGCTGGGGAGCCTGCTCCTCATCGCCTCGACCAAGCTGCATCCGCTCTGGCACACCGGCTTTTTGCCGCTGCTGTTCCTGCTGAACTGCGTCTTCATCGGCTACTCCATCGCCATCCTGGAGTCGATCATCTCGAGCTACTCCTTCAAGCGCCCCTTCGAGATCGAGGAACTCTCCGGCCTGGCCGGCCTGATCCCGTTCGTCACCGTGATCTGGCTCACCGTCGTCATCGGCGACCTGGCTCACAGAAACCAGATCTCCGCGGCGCTCAAGGGTGACTTCTACTCCGGCTGGTTCATGACGGAGTTCCTGCTGGTCGCCTGCGGCTCGCTGATCCTCTTCGTCAAGAAGGCCAGGAAGTCGGCACGCTGGCTCTTCATCTCCGCTTCCATGATCGTTCTGGGCGGCGCCCTGTACCGCTTCAACGTCTACCTGATCGGCTTCAACCCGGGCCAGGGGTGGAAGTACTTCCCCTCCTTCGCCGAAGTGATGATCACGGTCGGCATCGTGGCCCTCGAGATCCTTGGCTACAAGGTGTTCGTGGCACTGTTCCCGGTCCTCCCCAACATGGACCTGCACGGCGCACACAAGAAGAAGGGGCATGCCAAGAAGCACAAGGGAAGCGAGGCGGACAAGACCCTGCCGGCAGGCGAGGCGCACGCGCACTAA
- a CDS encoding nickel-dependent hydrogenase large subunit → MSRITLDPITRIEGHLRIDVEANGGKVTNAWSSAQMWRGIEVILKGRAPEDAWSFVQRFCGVCTTVHAISSIRAVEHALDVEVPLNAQYIRNIMIAQHSVQDHIVHFYHLSALDWVDIVSALKADPKKTAQIAQSISDWPGNSEKEFKAVQDKLKAFVAGGKLGIFATGYWGHPAMKLSPEVNLMAVAHYLKALDYQRKASQATAILGGKNPHIQNLVVGGVATAINTENIATLNMERLIYLRTLMEETRDFVQKVYYPDLLAIAGAYKDWFKYGAGVTNYMAVPEFPEDTKNTKFMLPGGVVMGGNIGGIRMVKDHRDDYLIKNIKENVTHAWYEGNGTLHPWDGETKPDYTDFKENGKYSWCKAPTLDGKPVQVGPPAQIMAAYAAGNPKVKKLVDGAVSTLGISLKDIHSTMGRLYCRGARAHVMADLSLENLDKLIANIASGDQTYANHTVIPKGEYRGVGFHEAPRGTLSHWIVIKDKKIENYQAVVPSTWNAAPRNDKGELGPYEASLVGNPIADASKPLEVLRTVHSFDPCIACAVHTVDPEGAEITKVKVL, encoded by the coding sequence ATGTCTAGAATCACGCTTGATCCCATCACCCGAATCGAAGGACATCTGAGGATCGATGTCGAAGCAAACGGCGGCAAGGTCACCAACGCCTGGTCCTCCGCCCAGATGTGGCGCGGCATCGAGGTCATCCTCAAGGGGCGCGCCCCGGAGGACGCCTGGAGCTTCGTGCAGCGTTTCTGCGGCGTCTGCACCACCGTGCACGCCATCTCGTCCATCCGCGCCGTCGAGCACGCCCTCGACGTCGAGGTGCCGCTGAACGCGCAGTACATCCGTAACATCATGATCGCGCAGCACTCGGTGCAGGACCACATCGTCCACTTCTACCACCTCTCGGCTCTCGACTGGGTCGACATCGTCTCCGCGCTGAAGGCCGATCCCAAGAAGACCGCGCAGATCGCGCAGAGCATCTCCGACTGGCCGGGCAACTCTGAGAAGGAGTTCAAGGCGGTGCAGGACAAGCTGAAGGCGTTCGTGGCCGGCGGCAAGCTCGGCATCTTCGCAACCGGCTACTGGGGCCACCCGGCGATGAAACTCTCCCCGGAAGTGAACCTGATGGCGGTCGCCCACTACCTGAAGGCGCTCGACTACCAGAGGAAGGCATCCCAGGCCACCGCGATCCTCGGCGGCAAGAACCCGCACATCCAGAACCTCGTGGTCGGCGGCGTCGCCACCGCGATCAACACCGAGAACATCGCGACCCTCAACATGGAGCGCCTGATCTACCTCAGGACCCTCATGGAAGAGACCCGCGACTTCGTCCAGAAGGTCTACTACCCGGACCTCCTAGCCATCGCCGGCGCCTACAAGGACTGGTTCAAGTACGGCGCGGGCGTCACCAACTACATGGCGGTGCCGGAGTTCCCGGAAGACACCAAGAACACCAAGTTCATGCTTCCGGGCGGCGTCGTCATGGGCGGCAACATCGGCGGCATCAGGATGGTCAAGGATCACCGCGACGACTACCTGATCAAGAACATCAAGGAGAACGTCACCCACGCCTGGTACGAGGGTAACGGCACCCTGCATCCCTGGGACGGCGAGACCAAGCCGGACTACACCGACTTCAAAGAGAACGGCAAGTACTCCTGGTGCAAGGCTCCGACCCTCGACGGCAAGCCGGTCCAGGTCGGTCCGCCGGCCCAGATCATGGCCGCTTACGCCGCTGGCAACCCGAAGGTGAAGAAGCTCGTGGACGGCGCCGTATCCACCCTGGGCATCTCGCTCAAGGACATCCACTCCACCATGGGCCGTCTCTACTGCCGCGGCGCCCGCGCCCACGTCATGGCCGACCTGTCGCTGGAGAACCTGGACAAGCTGATCGCCAACATCGCGTCCGGCGACCAGACCTACGCCAACCACACCGTGATCCCGAAAGGCGAGTACAGGGGCGTCGGCTTCCACGAAGCGCCGCGCGGCACCCTGTCCCACTGGATCGTGATCAAGGACAAGAAGATCGAGAACTACCAGGCCGTCGTTCCCTCCACCTGGAACGCTGCGCCGAGGAACGACAAGGGCGAACTCGGTCCCTACGAGGCATCGCTGGTCGGCAACCCGATCGCGGACGCCAGCAAGCCGCTCGAGGTGCTGCGTACCGTCCACTCCTTCGACCCGTGCATCGCCTGCGCCGTTCACACCGTGGATCCGGAAGGCGCTGAGATCACCAAGGTGAAGGTGCTGTAG
- a CDS encoding HyaD/HybD family hydrogenase maturation endopeptidase: protein MQVLIYGAGNLILSDEGFGVHFVRHLEQHYQIPDNVELYDGGTLGIMVHFKFEEADKVILVDVVQAKGEPGDIFRYEREDIMLKNIPVKMSPHQIGLQEMLLISEMRDAPKPDLTFFGIVAKSLDPGDQLTPPLQAGLEKVAGLVVEELAKVGVELKKKAA from the coding sequence ATGCAGGTCCTCATCTATGGCGCCGGCAACCTGATCCTTTCCGACGAGGGGTTCGGCGTCCATTTCGTCAGACATCTAGAGCAGCACTACCAGATCCCGGATAACGTCGAGCTCTACGACGGCGGCACCCTGGGCATCATGGTGCACTTCAAGTTCGAGGAGGCCGACAAGGTCATCCTGGTGGACGTGGTGCAGGCCAAGGGCGAGCCGGGTGACATCTTCCGCTACGAGCGCGAAGACATCATGCTGAAAAACATCCCGGTCAAGATGTCGCCGCACCAGATCGGGCTGCAGGAGATGCTCCTGATCTCCGAGATGCGCGACGCACCCAAGCCCGACCTCACCTTCTTCGGCATCGTCGCGAAGTCGCTCGATCCGGGGGACCAGCTCACCCCGCCGCTTCAGGCCGGGCTCGAGAAGGTGGCCGGGCTCGTGGTCGAAGAACTGGCCAAGGTCGGCGTGGAACTCAAAAAGAAAGCCGCTTAG
- a CDS encoding twin-arginine translocase TatA/TatE family subunit, whose product MFGFGLPELIIVAVILLVVAGPSKLPQFGQALGSSIRGFKKAMNGDDVVQINEKKQD is encoded by the coding sequence ATGTTTGGATTTGGTTTGCCCGAGTTGATCATCGTAGCCGTCATCCTGCTGGTGGTGGCCGGTCCCAGCAAACTGCCGCAGTTCGGCCAGGCGCTGGGGAGCAGCATCAGGGGCTTCAAGAAAGCCATGAACGGCGACGACGTGGTCCAGATCAACGAGAAGAAGCAAGACTAG
- the hypB gene encoding hydrogenase nickel incorporation protein HypB, with amino-acid sequence MCVDCGCGPNHDHDHDHDHDHDHDHDHHGHHHGHHHGHDHHHGHDHDHGHQHGEGHKHHHHHEHPGEEKPARKVVIETDILAKNNRMASGNRALFREKGFFVLNLVSSPGSGKTTILERTLKDLAETCRCAVVEGDQQTDNDAMRIAATGVPVKQVNTGAGCHLDAHMVLHATESFDLDNLDLLLIENVGNLVCPASFDLGEHHKVVVLSVTEGEDKPLKYPQMFHAADIMLLNKVDLLPYLDFDVEKCKEMARRVSPGIHILEVSSKTGQGMDEWYAWLKKGMERSKA; translated from the coding sequence ATGTGTGTAGACTGCGGCTGCGGCCCGAATCACGACCACGACCATGATCATGACCACGACCATGATCATGACCACGACCATCACGGACACCACCATGGGCACCACCACGGTCACGACCACCATCACGGGCACGACCATGACCATGGCCATCAGCACGGAGAGGGGCATAAGCACCACCATCACCACGAGCATCCCGGCGAGGAGAAGCCAGCCAGGAAGGTGGTGATCGAGACCGACATCCTCGCCAAGAACAACAGGATGGCGTCAGGCAACCGTGCCCTGTTCCGCGAGAAGGGGTTCTTCGTGCTGAACCTGGTTTCCTCCCCCGGTTCGGGCAAGACCACGATCCTGGAGCGGACGCTGAAGGACCTGGCCGAGACCTGCCGCTGCGCGGTGGTCGAGGGTGACCAGCAGACCGACAACGACGCCATGCGCATCGCCGCGACCGGCGTACCGGTGAAGCAGGTCAACACCGGGGCGGGTTGCCATCTCGATGCGCACATGGTGCTGCACGCCACGGAGAGTTTCGACCTGGATAACCTGGACCTGCTCCTGATCGAGAACGTCGGCAACCTCGTTTGCCCCGCCTCCTTCGACCTGGGCGAGCACCACAAGGTGGTTGTTCTTAGCGTCACCGAGGGCGAAGACAAGCCGCTCAAGTACCCGCAGATGTTCCACGCCGCCGACATCATGCTGCTCAACAAGGTCGACCTGCTTCCCTATCTCGATTTCGACGTGGAGAAGTGCAAGGAAATGGCGCGCCGGGTCTCCCCGGGCATCCATATCCTCGAGGTCTCCAGCAAGACCGGCCAGGGGATGGACGAGTGGTACGCCTGGCTGAAAAAAGGGATGGAGCGGTCCAAGGCTTAG
- the hypF gene encoding carbamoyltransferase HypF: MTSRERASLEIDGIVQGVGFRPFVYRLALRFGLSGWVRNTGSGVQIEAEGDAGDLLAFCHALRDEAPPLAVIGSFRIENIAPAGGDGFVILDSAKAGKGGEISPDCEVCDDCLAELFDPNNRRYLYPFINCTNCGPRYSIITGIPYDRPATTMAGFAMCDDCLAEYHDPLNRRFHAQPNACPVCGPRLNLVDRDGAAVAGDPLGEALAALREGRIVAVKGVGGYHLAVDACSEAAVGLLRRRKKRDEKPFAMLAADLDAVRRHVQCSDLEGRLLAGVERPIVLMRKLPQTPIAELVAPGNGWFGFMLPGNPLQHLLARSFGGPLVMTSGNLSDEPIAYRDDEALRMLSGIADLFLTNDREIHTRTDDSVIRLYRGEPLFLRRSRGYVPRALALPGEQVSVLALGAELKATLCLTRGAQGFLSQHIGDLKNAATLASLEESAAHLERLLEIKPTVVAHDLHPDYLSTVYGQGLGLPCVAVQHHHAHMASCMAENALDGEVIGVILDGTGYGTDGTIWGGEFLVGGYQGFERRGHFGQLAMPGGDAAVKEPYRMALSALYRLHGAELFRQPLAVCDQVREADRPLFLKMLEKGINAPLTSSCGRLFDAVSALLGVRHRISYEGQAAIELEALAETGSATEPYPYFLAGGAGDVLDFGPAVVAICADLAAGRSRADIARAFHKTVAAGLVDLCGRIRTATGLDRVILSGGVFQNRLLTEDVAEQLAAEEFRVYCHRLVPPNDGGLALGQAVIAGRIFPRK; the protein is encoded by the coding sequence ATGACCTCACGCGAGCGCGCCAGCCTGGAGATCGACGGCATCGTGCAGGGGGTGGGTTTCCGCCCCTTCGTGTACCGTCTCGCCCTGCGTTTCGGGCTCTCCGGTTGGGTGCGCAACACCGGCAGCGGTGTGCAGATCGAGGCGGAAGGGGACGCGGGCGACCTGCTCGCCTTCTGCCACGCCCTGCGCGACGAGGCGCCCCCGCTGGCCGTGATCGGATCCTTCAGGATCGAGAATATTGCGCCTGCCGGTGGGGATGGATTCGTCATCCTGGACAGCGCCAAGGCGGGGAAGGGGGGCGAGATCTCCCCGGACTGCGAGGTCTGCGACGACTGCCTCGCCGAACTTTTCGACCCGAATAACCGCCGCTACCTCTACCCATTCATCAACTGCACCAACTGCGGCCCGCGCTATTCCATCATTACCGGCATCCCCTACGACCGCCCCGCCACCACCATGGCCGGCTTCGCCATGTGCGACGACTGTCTGGCCGAGTACCACGACCCGCTGAACCGCCGCTTCCACGCCCAGCCCAACGCCTGTCCGGTCTGCGGTCCGCGCCTGAACCTCGTCGATCGTGACGGTGCCGCCGTGGCCGGCGATCCGCTGGGAGAAGCGCTTGCCGCGCTCCGCGAGGGGCGGATTGTCGCGGTGAAAGGGGTGGGCGGATATCACCTGGCGGTCGACGCCTGCAGCGAGGCCGCCGTCGGCCTGCTGCGCCGGCGCAAGAAGCGGGACGAGAAGCCCTTCGCCATGCTGGCCGCCGACCTGGATGCCGTGCGACGTCACGTGCAGTGCTCGGACCTGGAAGGACGGCTTCTCGCCGGGGTTGAGCGTCCCATAGTTTTGATGCGGAAGCTGCCGCAGACGCCGATAGCGGAGTTGGTGGCCCCCGGCAACGGCTGGTTCGGCTTCATGCTCCCGGGAAACCCGCTGCAGCACCTCCTGGCGCGCAGCTTCGGCGGTCCCCTGGTGATGACCAGCGGCAACCTGTCCGATGAGCCGATCGCCTATCGTGACGACGAGGCGCTGCGGATGCTCTCGGGGATCGCCGACCTCTTCCTCACCAACGACCGCGAGATCCACACCCGGACCGACGATTCGGTGATCCGTCTGTACCGGGGCGAGCCGTTATTCCTGCGCCGTTCGCGCGGATACGTACCGCGGGCGCTGGCGCTGCCGGGCGAGCAGGTGAGCGTGCTGGCGCTGGGGGCGGAGTTGAAGGCGACCCTTTGCCTTACCCGCGGCGCACAGGGGTTCCTGAGCCAGCACATCGGCGATTTGAAGAACGCCGCTACCCTGGCCTCGCTGGAGGAGAGCGCGGCGCATCTGGAAAGGCTCCTGGAGATCAAGCCCACCGTGGTGGCGCACGATCTGCACCCGGACTATCTCTCCACGGTGTACGGGCAGGGCCTCGGTCTTCCCTGCGTCGCGGTTCAGCACCACCACGCCCACATGGCCTCATGCATGGCGGAGAATGCCTTGGACGGCGAGGTCATCGGGGTGATCCTCGACGGCACCGGCTACGGCACCGACGGCACCATCTGGGGCGGAGAATTCCTAGTCGGCGGCTACCAAGGCTTCGAACGGCGTGGCCATTTCGGGCAGTTGGCCATGCCCGGCGGCGACGCCGCAGTGAAGGAGCCGTACCGCATGGCGCTCTCGGCACTGTACCGGCTGCACGGCGCTGAGCTGTTCCGGCAGCCGCTGGCCGTCTGCGACCAGGTGCGGGAGGCTGACCGCCCGCTGTTTCTGAAGATGCTGGAGAAGGGGATCAACGCCCCGCTCACTTCGAGCTGCGGCAGGCTCTTCGACGCCGTATCCGCGTTACTCGGCGTGCGGCATCGGATCAGCTACGAGGGGCAGGCCGCCATCGAGCTGGAGGCGCTGGCGGAGACGGGCAGCGCTACGGAACCTTATCCCTATTTTCTGGCAGGGGGGGCGGGAGATGTGCTGGATTTCGGCCCGGCCGTTGTCGCCATCTGCGCCGACCTTGCCGCGGGCAGGAGCCGCGCCGACATTGCCCGGGCTTTCCACAAGACCGTTGCTGCCGGGCTCGTGGATCTCTGTGGGCGGATCAGAACGGCAACGGGGTTGGATCGGGTGATCCTGTCCGGAGGGGTGTTCCAGAACCGGTTGCTGACGGAGGACGTGGCGGAACAACTGGCGGCGGAGGAGTTTAGAGTTTATTGCCACCGGCTGGTGCCGCCCAATGATGGCGGTCTGGCCTTGGGGCAGGCAGTCATCGCCGGCAGAATTTTTCCGAGAAAGTAA
- a CDS encoding HypC/HybG/HupF family hydrogenase formation chaperone, protein MCVGVPMQVISIDGDFAMTEVDGVKREASLMMLDQEIKVGDFVIVHAGFAISKLDEEDAKATLELMREVYSPELMG, encoded by the coding sequence ATGTGTGTAGGTGTACCGATGCAGGTGATCAGCATTGATGGCGATTTCGCCATGACCGAGGTCGACGGCGTGAAACGCGAGGCGAGCCTGATGATGCTGGACCAGGAGATCAAGGTCGGCGATTTCGTGATCGTGCACGCCGGCTTCGCCATCTCCAAGCTGGACGAGGAAGACGCCAAGGCGACCCTGGAACTGATGCGTGAAGTATATTCGCCGGAGTTGATGGGATGA